One Citrobacter amalonaticus genomic window carries:
- a CDS encoding fimbrial protein — translation MNINNFAMLLICAISLPALSADNVDIKVKGRIIASPCIFNGGNSNMNIDLGNIQATNMFTPGSSSEPVSFNLLFTRCPQGTLSVMTGFTGTPDPEAGEHYYQNNGTATRVAIAISDATTGLLMGSGSHISQNIAADRTATIPMKAMVTSVAGRPTPGTIRAVVVLTMQYN, via the coding sequence ATGAATATTAACAACTTTGCTATGCTTCTGATTTGCGCCATTTCATTACCAGCGCTGTCGGCAGATAATGTGGATATAAAGGTCAAAGGTCGCATTATCGCATCACCGTGTATTTTTAATGGTGGAAATTCGAATATGAATATCGATCTTGGTAATATACAGGCAACAAACATGTTCACACCAGGGTCATCTTCTGAACCGGTCTCTTTTAACCTGTTATTTACCCGTTGCCCACAGGGTACGCTGAGCGTGATGACCGGTTTTACCGGAACGCCTGACCCAGAGGCTGGTGAACATTATTACCAAAATAATGGCACGGCAACTCGCGTGGCTATCGCGATATCTGATGCCACCACAGGTCTGTTAATGGGTAGCGGATCCCATATCTCGCAAAATATTGCTGCAGACAGAACGGCGACCATTCCCATGAAAGCCATGGTCACGTCGGTAGCTGGAAGGCCAACACCGGGGACCATTCGCGCAGTCGTCGTTTTGACAATGCAATACAATTGA
- a CDS encoding LuxR C-terminal-related transcriptional regulator, with protein MINIVIKELDAFFQSGLTWFFSDFFSHKNIKIDFNYNFTSESVKVADVIVLALCPGECFICCPELQERKKGVVIGFVDNDKRVSAPPPCFQDVIFISRRASVTQLRSALNAAWHKMRQEGYRQSSVSCYDCQQKTLSPQQVRSMICLYKGMSVMQIADELMISEKTVFTHKYKIMQRFNLRSDYELMQLLNKMAEKSDWPNVFHKYIKQ; from the coding sequence ATGATTAATATTGTTATAAAAGAGTTAGATGCATTTTTTCAGAGTGGATTGACCTGGTTTTTCAGTGACTTCTTTTCTCATAAGAATATAAAAATTGATTTCAATTATAACTTCACATCAGAAAGCGTGAAGGTAGCTGATGTCATTGTGCTTGCATTATGTCCTGGAGAGTGCTTTATTTGCTGCCCTGAATTACAGGAGCGTAAAAAGGGAGTTGTGATTGGCTTTGTTGATAATGATAAGCGCGTCTCAGCTCCGCCTCCTTGTTTTCAGGATGTTATTTTTATTTCTCGTCGGGCCTCCGTGACACAGTTACGTTCGGCATTGAATGCTGCCTGGCACAAGATGCGGCAGGAAGGTTATCGTCAGTCATCCGTTTCATGTTATGACTGTCAGCAAAAAACACTATCACCTCAGCAGGTCCGCAGCATGATTTGTTTATATAAGGGTATGTCAGTTATGCAAATTGCAGACGAATTGATGATCAGTGAAAAAACGGTATTCACTCATAAATACAAGATTATGCAAAGATTTAATTTACGTAGCGATTATGAGTTAATGCAACTACTCAATAAAATGGCAGAAAAGAGTGATTGGCCGAATGTTTTTCATAAATATATAAAGCAATAA